Proteins encoded within one genomic window of Paracoccus aminophilus JCM 7686:
- a CDS encoding allantoinase PuuE translates to MTTPTTDQTRDFIGYGPNPPRITWPDGVTLAVNLVLNYEEGAEYSWLEDGRNDNWGEYNIPNSPPVRDLGTETHFEYGSRVGVWRLARMFDRYQIPVTVSACAVALQKNPAVVEWMNARNHDLLGHGLRWSEYSTMPRDEEERQLSEAIALYEKLTGRRPLGWNCRSFPSVNTRDLIVREGGFLYYSDPCNDDLPYFLDHDGTELLVVPYSKTLNDSRYLIAPGYSNPRDFAEDCRAAIDYMAEESQELGGRMLTICVHARWMGQPNRAHGLREVIEHVQKTPGAAFMRREDIARHWLKLHRGAGQDGGRA, encoded by the coding sequence ATGACCACCCCGACCACCGATCAGACGCGCGATTTCATCGGCTATGGCCCGAACCCGCCCCGCATCACCTGGCCCGATGGCGTCACGCTCGCGGTCAATCTGGTGCTGAACTACGAAGAGGGCGCGGAATATTCCTGGCTCGAGGATGGCCGCAACGACAATTGGGGCGAGTATAATATCCCGAACAGCCCCCCGGTCCGCGATCTGGGGACAGAGACCCATTTCGAATATGGCAGCCGCGTCGGTGTCTGGCGTCTGGCGCGGATGTTTGACCGCTACCAGATCCCGGTGACGGTCTCGGCCTGCGCGGTCGCCTTGCAGAAAAACCCCGCCGTCGTCGAATGGATGAATGCGCGCAACCACGATCTGCTCGGCCATGGTCTGCGCTGGAGCGAATATTCGACCATGCCGCGCGACGAGGAGGAGCGGCAGCTCTCCGAAGCGATCGCGCTTTATGAAAAGCTGACCGGGCGGCGTCCTCTGGGCTGGAATTGCCGGTCCTTCCCCAGCGTGAACACCCGCGATCTGATCGTGCGCGAGGGCGGCTTTCTCTATTATTCGGACCCCTGCAACGACGATCTGCCCTATTTCCTCGACCACGACGGCACCGAGCTTTTGGTCGTGCCCTATTCGAAGACGCTGAACGACAGCCGCTATCTGATCGCGCCGGGCTATAGCAATCCGCGCGATTTCGCCGAGGATTGCCGCGCGGCGATCGATTACATGGCCGAAGAGTCGCAAGAGCTCGGCGGGCGGATGCTCACGATTTGCGTTCACGCGCGTTGGATGGGCCAGCCCAATCGCGCCCATGGCCTGCGCGAGGTTATCGAGCATGTCCAGAAGACCCCCGGCGCGGCCTTCATGCGGCGCGAGGATATCGCGCGCCATTGGCTGAAGCTGCATCGCGGCGCCGGGCAAGACGGGGGGCGCGCATGA
- a CDS encoding dihydroorotase: protein MFDLLIRSGRLVTAAGETPGELGIQGGRIAAILPPGAEADAREVVDATGLKLLPGLVDAHVHLREPGLTQKEDFLSGSHAAALGGVTTLLDMPTDDPWTETPEQLAAKMALAAGRLHVDVGFQAVLSRTGCDLAGLLDLGPVSLELFTADVPEAYLFESIAEVAQMLGRITGSAAGREMAVGVSPGDQSILRAAPAGRDIAAFLASRPPLAEASGVARAVLAAAQSGAKVHVRQTNSRLGIETFRGLRSLADVTLETTPQNFFFTAADYETTGAGLKGSPPFRGAEDVAALRQALSDGLIDVIATDHAPHLPAEKAAPAPSFAEIPGGMAGLQTLLPVMLRLVAERVLTLSDLVRVCCENPARRFGLGHRKGVIAPGYDADLILLDPAQETAISHGAQVSRAGWTPFDGWRVPGRIAAVYLRGGRIVDQGRLVLSQHGQVVRRAS, encoded by the coding sequence ATGTTCGATCTTCTTATCCGCTCGGGCAGGCTGGTCACTGCTGCGGGCGAGACCCCGGGCGAGCTTGGCATTCAGGGCGGGCGGATCGCTGCGATCCTGCCGCCGGGGGCCGAGGCCGATGCGCGCGAGGTCGTCGATGCCACCGGGCTGAAGCTGCTGCCCGGGCTGGTTGATGCCCATGTCCATCTGCGCGAGCCCGGGCTGACGCAGAAAGAGGACTTCCTCAGCGGCTCTCATGCGGCGGCGCTTGGCGGGGTCACGACGCTGCTCGATATGCCGACCGATGATCCTTGGACGGAAACCCCCGAGCAATTGGCCGCGAAAATGGCGCTGGCGGCGGGGCGGCTTCATGTCGATGTGGGCTTTCAGGCGGTGCTGAGCCGGACCGGCTGCGATCTCGCGGGGCTGCTGGATCTTGGCCCGGTCTCGCTGGAGCTGTTCACCGCCGATGTGCCCGAGGCCTATCTCTTTGAAAGCATCGCCGAGGTGGCGCAGATGCTGGGCCGGATCACTGGCTCTGCGGCAGGGCGCGAGATGGCGGTGGGCGTCTCGCCGGGCGATCAGTCGATCCTGCGCGCGGCGCCCGCTGGCCGGGATATCGCGGCTTTTCTCGCCAGCCGTCCGCCCTTGGCCGAAGCCTCGGGCGTGGCGCGCGCGGTGCTCGCCGCTGCGCAAAGCGGGGCCAAGGTCCATGTCCGGCAAACAAACTCACGCCTTGGCATCGAGACCTTTCGCGGGCTGCGGTCGCTCGCCGATGTCACGCTTGAAACCACGCCGCAGAATTTCTTCTTCACCGCCGCCGATTACGAGACTACCGGCGCGGGGCTGAAGGGCTCGCCACCGTTTCGGGGGGCCGAGGATGTCGCGGCCTTGCGCCAAGCCCTCTCCGACGGGTTGATCGACGTGATCGCGACCGATCATGCGCCGCATCTCCCGGCCGAGAAAGCCGCGCCTGCGCCCTCCTTTGCCGAGATCCCGGGCGGCATGGCCGGGCTTCAGACGCTTTTGCCGGTGATGCTGCGGCTGGTCGCGGAACGGGTACTGACGCTTTCTGATCTAGTGCGGGTCTGCTGCGAAAACCCGGCGCGCCGCTTTGGGCTCGGTCACCGCAAGGGCGTGATCGCGCCGGGATATGACGCCGATCTTATCCTGCTCGATCCCGCGCAAGAGACGGCGATTTCGCATGGCGCACAGGTCTCGCGGGCGGGGTGGACGCCGTTTGACGGCTGGCGTGTGCCGGGCCGGATCGCGGCGGTCTATCTGCGCGGCGGGCGGATCGTCGATCAGGGCCGCCTTGTTTTGTCACAGCACGGGCAGGTTGTGCGCCGTGCAAGCTGA
- a CDS encoding cupin domain-containing protein gives MVIDWSKLPAVPGMRPGSVRRGICADQISAVQIEVAADAEFDGKTHWHEHEQILVVVSGFCKIVIDGQTMTARQGDLVFFPSKSRHAVIGTGPEGCVYYELFAPARPDQLPGWVGSSPLRFD, from the coding sequence ATGGTGATTGACTGGAGCAAATTGCCCGCCGTTCCCGGGATGCGCCCGGGATCTGTGCGGCGCGGGATCTGCGCCGATCAGATCTCGGCGGTGCAGATCGAGGTTGCGGCGGATGCCGAGTTCGACGGCAAGACCCATTGGCACGAGCATGAGCAGATCCTCGTGGTCGTTTCGGGCTTTTGCAAGATCGTGATCGACGGCCAGACCATGACCGCGCGGCAGGGAGATCTGGTGTTCTTCCCGTCGAAGTCGCGCCATGCGGTGATCGGCACTGGCCCCGAAGGCTGCGTCTATTACGAGCTCTTCGCTCCGGCGCGTCCCGATCAGCTGCCGGGCTGGGTCGGTTCGTCTCCGCTGCGCTTTGACTGA
- a CDS encoding NAD-dependent formate dehydrogenase → MAKVVCVLYDDPVDGYPTSYARDDLPKIDQYPDGQSLPTPKAIDFQPGTLLGSVSGELGLRKYVESLGHEFVVTSSKDGPNSDLEKHLHDAEVIISQPFWPAYLTAERIAKAPKLKLALTAGIGSDHVDLQAAIDHGVTVAEVTYCNSNSVAEHVVMMVLGLVRNYIPSHDWARNGGWNIADCVARSYDVEGMHVGTVAAGRIGLRVLRLLAPFGMHLHYNDRHRLPEAVEKELNLTWHATREEMYGVCDVVTLNCPLHPETEHMINDETLKLFKRGAYLVNTARGKLCDRDAIVRALESGRLAGYAGDVWFPQPAPNDHPWRTMPHNGMTPHISGTSLSAQTRYAAGTREILECHFENRPIRDEYLIVQGGSLAGVGAHSYSKGNATGGSEEAEKYERA, encoded by the coding sequence ATGGCCAAGGTGGTCTGCGTTCTCTATGATGATCCGGTTGACGGCTATCCGACGTCCTATGCACGGGACGATCTTCCGAAGATCGATCAATATCCCGATGGCCAGTCGCTGCCGACGCCGAAGGCGATCGACTTCCAGCCGGGGACCCTTCTGGGCTCGGTTTCGGGCGAGCTGGGTCTGCGCAAATATGTGGAATCGCTCGGCCATGAATTCGTGGTGACCTCGTCGAAAGACGGCCCGAATTCGGATCTGGAAAAGCACCTGCATGACGCCGAGGTCATCATCTCGCAGCCGTTCTGGCCGGCCTATCTGACCGCCGAGCGCATTGCGAAAGCGCCCAAGCTGAAGCTGGCGCTGACTGCGGGCATCGGCTCGGACCATGTCGACCTGCAAGCGGCGATCGATCACGGCGTGACCGTGGCCGAGGTGACCTATTGCAACTCGAACTCGGTTGCCGAACATGTCGTGATGATGGTGCTGGGCCTCGTGCGCAACTACATCCCCTCGCATGACTGGGCTCGCAATGGCGGCTGGAACATCGCCGATTGCGTCGCACGTTCCTATGACGTCGAGGGCATGCATGTCGGCACCGTCGCCGCTGGCCGCATCGGTCTGCGCGTGCTGCGTCTCTTGGCGCCGTTTGGCATGCATCTGCATTACAACGACCGTCACCGCCTGCCGGAAGCTGTTGAAAAAGAGCTGAACCTGACCTGGCATGCGACGCGCGAAGAGATGTATGGCGTTTGTGACGTGGTCACGCTGAACTGCCCGCTGCATCCCGAAACCGAGCATATGATCAATGACGAGACGCTGAAGCTGTTCAAGCGCGGCGCCTATCTGGTCAACACCGCGCGCGGCAAGCTCTGCGACCGCGATGCGATCGTGCGTGCGCTGGAATCGGGCCGTCTGGCTGGTTACGCGGGCGATGTGTGGTTCCCGCAGCCTGCGCCGAACGACCATCCGTGGCGGACGATGCCGCATAACGGCATGACCCCGCATATCTCGGGCACCTCGCTCTCGGCGCAGACGCGCTATGCGGCGGGCACGCGCGAGATCCTCGAGTGCCATTTCGAGAACCGTCCGATCCGCGATGAATATCTGATCGTGCAGGGCGGCAGCCTCGCGGGCGTGGGTGCGCATTCCTATTCCAAGGGCAATGCCACCGGCGGTTCGGAAGAAGCCGAGAAATACGAACGCGCCTGA
- a CDS encoding acyl-homoserine-lactone synthase, with protein MLSTDQPKPAQKSVMGLTSDDGLHVSILRLPASAPLWYLVGLYMTLRKEVFIAQKEWSLWQAEDMEFEQYDTFDTVYVIAHRDGAVLGGGRLRRADQLTGTGSIIYSYMIRDAVLGMLPGLPTELCFEEPPTDKATWELTRFVSIGGAGVAALMLRAINDFLFSEGGKSCLCLGTPAFLRMARRVGWAVQAVGPVCGNKDGRFLVFDCPIMDPATLPSHGINMRHQ; from the coding sequence ATGCTGAGCACTGACCAGCCAAAGCCCGCGCAGAAAAGCGTCATGGGCTTGACCTCTGATGACGGGCTGCATGTCTCGATCCTTCGCCTGCCCGCTTCGGCGCCGCTGTGGTATCTCGTCGGTCTCTACATGACGCTGCGCAAAGAGGTCTTCATCGCCCAGAAGGAATGGTCGCTGTGGCAGGCCGAGGACATGGAGTTCGAGCAATATGACACCTTCGACACCGTCTATGTCATCGCCCATCGCGATGGCGCGGTGTTGGGCGGCGGCCGCCTGCGCCGGGCCGATCAGCTGACCGGAACCGGCTCGATCATCTATTCCTATATGATCCGCGACGCGGTGCTGGGGATGCTGCCCGGTCTGCCGACCGAGCTTTGCTTTGAAGAGCCGCCGACGGACAAGGCGACCTGGGAGCTGACCCGCTTCGTCAGCATCGGCGGCGCCGGGGTCGCGGCCCTGATGCTGCGGGCGATCAATGATTTCCTGTTCTCGGAAGGCGGCAAAAGCTGTCTTTGCCTTGGCACTCCGGCCTTCTTGCGCATGGCCCGCCGGGTCGGCTGGGCGGTTCAGGCGGTTGGGCCGGTCTGCGGCAACAAGGACGGTCGTTTCCTCGTCTTTGACTGCCCGATCATGGACCCGGCGACCCTGCCCTCGCATGGCATCAACATGCGCCATCAGTAG
- a CDS encoding SDR family NAD(P)-dependent oxidoreductase has translation MDMLKDKIAIVTGASSGLGQAIALRYAAEGAKVVVADIRETAVEGGETTCAKIAALGGEASFIQTDIADWAAVDALVGATVARYGRLDLLVNNAAVYTSTTLTETTAEQWQRVIGVNVTGYFHCSKRAVQQFRLQEPVGEIRGRIINISSQHGMVASPGDFAYGVSKGAIVQMTRQIAVDHAHELIVCNAVAPGKIITGKPGVANDPAMLDYSRSRTPWPRFGAPQDVAGAALFLASDLSSYMTGVNLMVDGGWMAG, from the coding sequence ATGGATATGCTGAAAGACAAGATCGCCATCGTCACCGGCGCAAGCTCGGGTCTGGGGCAGGCGATCGCGCTGCGCTATGCCGCCGAGGGCGCGAAAGTGGTCGTGGCCGATATCCGCGAAACTGCGGTCGAGGGCGGCGAGACCACCTGTGCCAAGATCGCAGCTTTGGGCGGAGAGGCCAGTTTCATCCAGACCGATATCGCCGATTGGGCGGCGGTCGATGCGCTGGTCGGGGCAACCGTGGCGCGCTACGGGCGACTTGATCTTCTGGTCAACAATGCGGCGGTCTATACCTCGACCACCTTGACCGAGACCACCGCCGAGCAATGGCAGCGCGTGATCGGGGTCAATGTCACCGGCTATTTCCATTGCAGCAAACGCGCGGTTCAGCAGTTCCGCCTGCAAGAGCCGGTCGGCGAGATCCGCGGGCGCATCATCAATATCTCGTCCCAGCACGGCATGGTCGCCTCGCCCGGAGACTTTGCCTATGGCGTCAGCAAAGGCGCGATCGTGCAGATGACGCGCCAGATCGCGGTCGATCACGCCCATGAGCTGATCGTGTGCAATGCGGTCGCTCCGGGCAAGATCATCACCGGCAAGCCCGGGGTCGCGAATGATCCGGCGATGCTCGATTACTCGCGCAGCCGCACGCCCTGGCCGCGCTTTGGCGCGCCGCAGGATGTCGCAGGGGCTGCGCTTTTTCTGGCGAGCGATCTTTCAAGCTACATGACCGGCGTCAACCTGATGGTCGACGGCGGCTGGATGGCGGGCTGA
- a CDS encoding SDR family oxidoreductase → MDLGLKGKTALVLGAGGGLGAAIAQTLAAEEAQIAVADINREAAEKTVAAIVAAGGRAFALEWDLGDIDAVPANIGRVEAELGAVDVLVNITGGPPPTLVSGQDAASWRKYFDAMVLSVIAITDAVLPNMREKKWGRIITSTSSGVVAPIPNLGLSNALRMSLLGWSKTLAAEVGRDGITSNVILPGRVATQRITFLDEQKAKREGKTVEEVAAASTASIPVGRYGDPQEYADVVAFLASARASYLTGSVIRVDGGLIASV, encoded by the coding sequence ATGGACCTTGGTCTGAAGGGAAAAACCGCGCTTGTGCTGGGCGCGGGCGGTGGTCTTGGCGCGGCGATCGCGCAAACTCTGGCTGCCGAAGAGGCGCAGATCGCCGTGGCCGACATCAACCGCGAAGCGGCGGAAAAGACCGTCGCGGCGATTGTCGCAGCGGGCGGCAGAGCGTTTGCGCTGGAATGGGACCTTGGCGATATTGACGCGGTCCCTGCCAATATCGGTCGGGTCGAGGCCGAACTGGGCGCGGTCGATGTGCTGGTCAATATCACTGGCGGCCCGCCGCCCACTTTGGTTTCGGGTCAGGATGCCGCGAGCTGGCGCAAATATTTCGACGCGATGGTGCTCTCGGTGATTGCGATCACCGATGCCGTCCTGCCGAACATGCGCGAGAAAAAATGGGGCCGGATCATCACCTCGACCTCGTCGGGCGTGGTCGCGCCGATCCCCAATCTCGGCCTGTCGAATGCGCTGCGCATGTCGCTTCTGGGCTGGTCGAAGACGCTCGCCGCCGAAGTCGGTCGCGACGGTATCACCAGCAATGTGATCCTGCCGGGCCGCGTCGCCACCCAGCGCATCACCTTCCTCGATGAGCAGAAGGCCAAGCGCGAGGGCAAGACCGTCGAAGAGGTTGCGGCGGCAAGCACGGCCTCGATCCCGGTTGGGCGCTACGGCGATCCGCAGGAATATGCCGATGTCGTGGCCTTCCTCGCCTCGGCGCGCGCCTCTTATCTGACCGGCTCTGTCATCCGCGTGGATGGTGGGCTGATCGCCAGCGTCTGA
- a CDS encoding thiamine pyrophosphate-requiring protein, protein MTELQQINRASATEAAQMTGAAYIAGVLKQEGVRQIIGYPASELFDAAAALEIPPLIARSQRVAVNIAEGYARATAGRELAVVTVQYGPGAESSFAGIAQAFNDRAPVLFLPTGYPRGSEAVTPNFESRRNFAHITKWCETATRVEDLPKLLHAAISRIRYGAPAPVLLELPVDLLNELQEASPQDHLCPRRSAPQAEKAQVAELMERLLAARHPVILAGQGVLAAEATPELVALAEALEIPVMTTPNGKSGFPENHPLALGTAARARPETVDHYLEEADLVLAIGTSLTRSYYILPVPEDKIILQVTLDDSDIGKDYPVTLGVVADARAALCQMLDHLGPTPVKPATRAGLRAEIAAHRAAFLAKWMPLLTAESSPISPYRVIWEMVGVLDPDRTIITHDAGNPRDQLCPFYVATQPGGYIGWGKTTQLGSSLGFALGAKLARPEAVVVNLMGEAAFGMVGIDFETAVRCDLPVLTVVLRNNVLGGYARSMPVASQKYEANRVSGEYASIAEALGGYGECVTEAGDLRAALLRGLDQVAQGRAALIEVVTHEEPRLAGLW, encoded by the coding sequence ATGACCGAACTCCAGCAGATCAACCGCGCGTCGGCCACAGAGGCCGCACAGATGACCGGGGCGGCCTATATCGCGGGCGTGCTCAAGCAAGAGGGCGTGCGCCAGATCATCGGCTATCCCGCGAGCGAGCTGTTCGACGCCGCCGCAGCACTCGAGATCCCGCCCCTGATCGCGCGCAGTCAGCGCGTCGCGGTCAATATCGCCGAGGGCTATGCCCGCGCGACGGCGGGGCGCGAACTGGCGGTGGTGACGGTGCAATATGGCCCGGGGGCGGAAAGCTCCTTTGCGGGGATTGCGCAGGCCTTCAATGACCGCGCGCCGGTCCTGTTCCTGCCGACCGGCTATCCGCGCGGCTCGGAAGCGGTGACGCCGAATTTTGAATCGCGCCGGAACTTCGCGCATATCACCAAATGGTGCGAAACTGCGACCCGGGTCGAGGATCTGCCGAAGCTGCTTCATGCCGCAATCTCGCGCATCCGCTATGGTGCGCCCGCGCCGGTGCTGCTGGAACTGCCGGTCGATCTGTTGAACGAGCTGCAAGAGGCCTCGCCGCAAGATCACCTCTGCCCGCGCCGAAGCGCCCCCCAGGCCGAAAAGGCGCAGGTGGCCGAGTTGATGGAGCGGCTTTTGGCGGCGCGCCATCCGGTCATTCTGGCCGGGCAGGGCGTCCTTGCCGCCGAGGCCACGCCCGAGCTGGTCGCTTTGGCCGAGGCGCTTGAGATCCCGGTGATGACGACGCCGAACGGCAAAAGCGGTTTTCCTGAAAACCACCCGCTGGCGCTTGGCACTGCCGCGCGCGCCCGGCCGGAAACGGTGGATCATTATCTCGAAGAGGCCGATCTGGTGCTGGCGATCGGGACCAGCCTGACGCGCTCTTATTACATCCTGCCGGTTCCTGAGGATAAGATCATTCTGCAGGTGACGCTCGATGACAGCGACATCGGCAAGGATTATCCGGTGACCTTGGGGGTCGTGGCCGATGCGCGCGCGGCGCTTTGCCAGATGCTCGATCATCTTGGCCCGACGCCGGTGAAGCCTGCGACACGCGCCGGGCTTCGCGCCGAAATCGCTGCGCATCGCGCCGCTTTTCTCGCGAAATGGATGCCGCTTCTGACCGCAGAGAGCTCGCCGATCTCGCCCTATCGCGTGATCTGGGAGATGGTCGGTGTGCTCGATCCCGACCGCACCATCATCACCCATGACGCCGGAAATCCGCGCGATCAGCTGTGCCCTTTCTATGTCGCGACCCAGCCCGGCGGCTATATTGGCTGGGGCAAGACCACGCAGCTTGGCAGCTCGCTTGGCTTTGCTTTGGGCGCAAAACTCGCGCGGCCCGAGGCGGTCGTCGTCAATCTGATGGGCGAGGCGGCGTTCGGCATGGTCGGCATCGACTTCGAAACCGCCGTGCGCTGCGATCTGCCGGTGCTGACCGTGGTTTTGCGCAACAATGTGCTCGGCGGCTATGCCCGCAGTATGCCGGTCGCGAGCCAGAAATACGAAGCGAACCGGGTCTCGGGCGAATATGCCTCGATCGCCGAGGCGCTTGGCGGCTATGGCGAATGCGTGACCGAGGCCGGGGATCTGCGCGCGGCGCTGCTGCGCGGGCTCGATCAGGTCGCGCAGGGCCGTGCGGCGCTGATCGAGGTCGTGACCCATGAAGAGCCGCGTCTTGCGGGGCTGTGGTAG